In Prochlorococcus marinus str. GP2, the genomic window TTTAAGTTGTCATAAGGATCACTGATCCCTGTTAAACCAGTTTTTTTTGTAGAGGGTCTTTCAACTTCACCAGAACTACTATCTACAAAAATTATTTTATTATTGATACCAAATTCATCACCTAATTTTTGTATGAATTCTAAAAAAGATCTGTCACTACCTCCTCTTGAATAACTCTTTTCACTATTTTTTTTTGATGTTATTGTGTCACCAACTCCTACAATCAAAGGCATATCTTCTATTTGAATAGTTCTTTTACATAAATCAATTTTTTCCTTAATAGAATTTGGAGAGTTCCTAAAATTAAAATTATTTCCAAAAGGAGCTTTACCAGTTTTATACGCAATATATTTATTTAAAAGAAATAAAACTCCAGAATCTTTAACGGCTCCTTTAATAAGTAATTGTATGTCCGTAGATCCGATATCATCTTTAGAAGAAAGTTTAATTGTTTCTCTACCATTTTTATTTCCTAAATTTGGTGAAATATGCAGGAAAAATGAGTTTTTAAGGCCTTCGGATTCAGCTTTTAAGATGATTTCATTCATCATTTTTTCAAAACTAATTTGAATAAGCTTTCTTTTATCAGAATCATTGTTAACTAAGTCAAATAGACTATTGAAATTAATCGTTGGCGAGAATCGTGTTTCGCATATCGATTTTGCTGCATGAAAATTGATATCTTCTTGGCTAAGTTCAGGAAAAATATTCTCAACTATAAAATTAAACTTTGGTCTAATTAGACTAGGTACTTTAGATAAAAAATTTAGTTCTTTTTTTGAGACTCCTTCAAAACATATTTCACCATTATTGTCTTGATACTCTACTCCACAGGCTGCTAAACCTCTTAAATATAGTTCTTTGTTTTTAGGCTCAGTGGTGCTTCTTAAACTCCTTTCTATTATTCTGTTAACCCCTCTTGGACCTTCATGTTCCCCGCAAGTTAATACAAAGAATTCCTCTGCAAATTCTTTTACTGCATAGATATATTTTGATTCTAATTCTCTTGTCATTGGATCTTTAACTAAAGGGATACAAACTCCGTCAATGTCTTGAATAATTAAGATATTTTTAGGAGAAATTAATTGTTTTTGTGCCATTAATTTACTTGCCATATATTCCATATTTATAGTTATTTCTCTTTTAACTGAATTTCTTTACCTCAAAGAAATTATAAATTAAAAAATTCAATATTTACAATAAATAATTTGCTATGGTCAAGAATTGCTTTAATG contains:
- the stpA gene encoding glucosylglycerol 3-phosphatase, with product MEYMASKLMAQKQLISPKNILIIQDIDGVCIPLVKDPMTRELESKYIYAVKEFAEEFFVLTCGEHEGPRGVNRIIERSLRSTTEPKNKELYLRGLAACGVEYQDNNGEICFEGVSKKELNFLSKVPSLIRPKFNFIVENIFPELSQEDINFHAAKSICETRFSPTINFNSLFDLVNNDSDKRKLIQISFEKMMNEIILKAESEGLKNSFFLHISPNLGNKNGRETIKLSSKDDIGSTDIQLLIKGAVKDSGVLFLLNKYIAYKTGKAPFGNNFNFRNSPNSIKEKIDLCKRTIQIEDMPLIVGVGDTITSKKNSEKSYSRGGSDRSFLEFIQKLGDEFGINNKIIFVDSSSGEVERPSTKKTGLTGISDPYDNLKFDLIFQNGPKEYISWFIKLAKKRSNFKKLLTFEFSNDTL